Proteins encoded together in one Gemmatimonadota bacterium DH-78 window:
- a CDS encoding ABC transporter permease, producing MGEVMALVWAQWRTNLSYRVRMIYTLVGVVVSVVPLFFIADAVQPVMAEAIAAEGGQAFGFLLVGLAGVGMISVAILALPRAISAGVATGVLEALMATPAGIGRILAGLSSYEIAFALARTLVTLGVGWALGANLQVSGVLPGLLILLLITLAHLPFALAGSALVLAFRTTGPLPQGVMLVSTLLGGAYYPTHVIPSWLESVSTVVPLTYGLRALRGVLLEGLPLAAVLPDLTVLCAAGAGLFALGAASFALALRHARRHGTLAQY from the coding sequence GTGGGTGAGGTGATGGCCCTGGTCTGGGCGCAGTGGCGCACCAACCTGTCGTACCGCGTGCGGATGATCTACACCCTGGTCGGGGTGGTGGTCTCGGTGGTGCCGCTCTTCTTCATCGCCGACGCGGTGCAGCCCGTGATGGCCGAGGCGATCGCCGCCGAGGGCGGGCAGGCCTTCGGTTTCCTCCTGGTCGGGCTCGCCGGAGTGGGCATGATTTCGGTGGCGATCCTCGCGCTTCCCCGGGCGATCTCCGCCGGCGTGGCCACCGGGGTGCTCGAGGCGCTCATGGCCACCCCGGCCGGGATCGGCCGAATTCTCGCGGGGCTCTCGAGCTACGAGATCGCGTTCGCGCTCGCCCGCACCCTGGTCACCCTGGGCGTGGGCTGGGCCCTCGGTGCGAATCTTCAGGTGTCGGGGGTGCTTCCCGGATTGCTGATCCTGCTCCTGATCACCCTGGCGCACCTGCCCTTCGCGCTCGCGGGGTCGGCGCTCGTGCTCGCCTTCCGCACCACGGGGCCCCTGCCACAGGGAGTGATGCTGGTGTCGACCCTACTCGGCGGCGCCTACTACCCCACCCACGTGATCCCGTCCTGGCTGGAGTCGGTCTCGACCGTCGTGCCCCTGACCTACGGCCTCCGGGCCCTTCGCGGCGTGCTTCTCGAGGGACTCCCTCTCGCCGCGGTCCTCCCCGATCTGACGGTGCTGTGCGCGGCCGGGGCGGGGTTGTTCGCGCTCGGGGCGGCGAGTTTCGCGCTGGCGCTTCGCCATGCGCGTCGCCACGGCACGCTGGCCCAGTACTGA